One segment of Peromyscus leucopus breed LL Stock chromosome 5, UCI_PerLeu_2.1, whole genome shotgun sequence DNA contains the following:
- the LOC114687417 gene encoding cathepsin 7-like, which produces MTPAVFLVILCLGVASGAPKPDYSLDAEWEEWKRSNEKTYTQEEERQKRAVWEENVKMIKLHSEGNGLGMNNFTVEMNEFGDMTGEEMRKMMMESSVVTLKNGKHIQKRGDPKIPKTLDWRTQGYVTPVRRQGGCGACWAFAVAGSIEGQLFKKTGKLIPLSVQNLIDCSRSFGTNGCKGGMMYNAFQYVKNNGGLEAEATYPYEAKEGRCRYRPERSVVKVTRFLVVPRNEEALMNALVTHGPIAIGIDAGHESFTKYTGGIYHEPNCRPDSPNHSALLVGFGYEGRESEGRKYWLVKNSHGENWGEKGYIKIPRDQNNYCGIASYAMYPIL; this is translated from the exons ATGACTCCTGCTGTCTTCTTGGTCATCCTGTGTTTGGGAGTAGCCTCAGGTGCTCCAAAACCAGATTACAGTTTGGATGCTGAGTGGGAGGAGTGGAAGAGGAGCAATGAGAAAACATACACCCAA gaggaagaaagacagaagagagcagtatgggaagaaaatgtgaaaatgatCAAACTGCACAGTGAGGGGAATGGCCTGGGGATGAACAACTTCACTGTAGAGATGAATGAATTTGGTGACATG ACTGgtgaagaaatgaggaaaatgatGATGGAGAGTTCAGTTGTGACTCTAAAGAATGGGAAACACATCCAGAAACGAGGCGATCCCAAAATCCCCAAAACTTTGGATTGGAGAACACAAGGTTATGTGACTCCTGTGCGGAGACAG GGAGGTTGTGGTGCTTGTTGGGCTTTTGCTGTTGCTGGTTCCATAGAAGGACAGCTGTTCAAGAAAACAGGCAAACTGATCCCACTGAGTGTACAGAACCTAATAGACTGTTCTAGATCTTTTGGCACTAATGGCTGTAAAGGAGGCATGATGTATAATGCCTTCCAATATGTGAAGAACAATGGAGGTCTGGAGGCCGAGGCAACCTATCCATATGAAGCAAAG gaaggACGCTGCAGGTACCGTCCTGAACGTTCTGTTGTTAAGGTCACCCGCTTTTTGGTTGTCCCAAGGAATGAAGAAGCCCTAATGAATGCTTTAGTAACTCATGGGCCTATTGCTATTGGAATTGATGCTGGACATGAATCTTTTACAAAATATACGGGAG gtaTATACCATGAACCAAACTGCAGACCTGATTCTCCTAACCATTCTGCGCTCTTGGTTGGCTTTGGCTATGAAGGCAGAGAGTCAGAGGGCAGGAAATATTGGCTGGTAAAGAACAG CCATGGTGAAAATTGGGGAGAAAAAGGCTACATAAAGATTCCCAGAGATCAGAACAACTACTGTGGAATTGCTTCCTACGCCATGTACCCCAtattgtga